One Psychrosphaera aestuarii DNA window includes the following coding sequences:
- the ansA gene encoding asparaginase has protein sequence MQKKRIYIAYTGGTIGMKKSSQGYIPVEGYITDVVNSLPELFRDEMPEFVINEYCPVIDSSNMSPSDWQVIAEDIAEHYAEFDGFVVLHGTDTMAYTASALSFMLDNLSKPVIVTGSQIPLSEIRSDGQTNLLNALYLAAHFPIPEVSLFFNNKLFRGNRSTKANSTGFNAFDSPNFDALATAGIQIQLGAGKVLEHHKTDQLKVINISGQPIGVVTLYPGISHTVIANVLAQPVNALIVQSYGVGNAPQDDALINELKQAHQREILIVNRTQCFRGQVNMDGYATGHVLKDAGALSAGDMTLEACLTKLHYLLSQDLSYKQRRELFVSNLKGERSN, from the coding sequence ATGCAGAAAAAGAGAATCTATATTGCCTATACTGGTGGCACCATTGGTATGAAAAAGTCTTCTCAGGGATATATCCCTGTAGAAGGCTATATTACTGATGTTGTTAATTCATTACCTGAATTATTTCGCGATGAAATGCCAGAGTTTGTGATCAACGAATACTGCCCAGTTATAGACTCGAGTAATATGTCTCCTAGTGATTGGCAAGTCATCGCTGAGGATATTGCAGAGCACTATGCTGAGTTCGATGGTTTTGTTGTTTTGCATGGTACTGACACCATGGCGTATACCGCGTCAGCCTTGTCTTTTATGTTAGATAACTTGAGTAAGCCCGTTATTGTTACAGGTAGCCAAATTCCACTTTCGGAAATTCGCTCCGACGGGCAAACCAATTTACTTAATGCTCTGTACCTTGCCGCACACTTTCCTATTCCGGAAGTAAGTTTATTTTTTAACAATAAGTTATTTCGCGGTAACCGCTCTACTAAAGCAAACTCAACCGGTTTTAATGCCTTTGACAGCCCAAATTTTGATGCCCTTGCTACCGCCGGTATTCAAATTCAATTAGGCGCTGGCAAAGTATTAGAACATCATAAAACAGATCAATTAAAGGTGATTAATATCAGTGGCCAACCTATTGGTGTTGTCACTCTTTATCCCGGAATAAGTCACACTGTCATTGCAAATGTATTAGCTCAACCTGTCAATGCGCTTATTGTTCAAAGTTATGGCGTAGGCAACGCGCCACAAGACGACGCCTTAATAAATGAATTAAAGCAAGCACATCAACGAGAAATATTAATTGTTAATAGAACTCAATGTTTTAGAGGACAAGTTAATATGGATGGTTATGCAACCGGTCATGTTTTAAAAGATGCAGGAGCGCTTTCTGCCGGTGATATGACGTTAGAGGCATGTTTAACTAAGTTACATTACCTTTTAAGCCAAGATCTTAGTTACAAGCAAAGGCGGGAGTTATTTGTCTCTAATTTAAAAGGTGAGCGTAGTAATTAG